A genomic stretch from Vicia villosa cultivar HV-30 ecotype Madison, WI unplaced genomic scaffold, Vvil1.0 ctg.000780F_1_1, whole genome shotgun sequence includes:
- the LOC131631167 gene encoding uncharacterized protein LOC131631167 gives MAGVVPTELSANSPRRTAQFARNAQGGANTEMKTGILQLVYANPFTGMDHEDPFAHLTKFYEIAGSTGVDAANEESLFKRLFPHSLIGKAKEWYLDQLPNVMTDWNLLEEKFLERYFPQSRFMEAKTAIAVFNQGSNESLNEAWERFKSMLRKCKEDAIMIIDRMALNDLQTQHDRSPSQRKPGVLELNTNDAILAQNKILSQQVELLTKQMSKLPQQMKEIHGMQMTSQVASCELCQGDHPTGFCPPPNGEEVNYVNNQNQGYQRQHPPHNNPYQRNNQGFHPSRFSNQHYQYQSPYQSSNPQGQGQQSQGGSSKLEDTLTQFMQASMANQRSNEAAIKNLENQVGQLAKQLSEQQPVAYFSANTQTNPKEHCKAIVTRSGKEVNSGVNEEVIVEDEEEVIVEDEEDEVIVENEGEKSEERVEEEIVEKEQEEKEEREKNDKKVKRNKKRNENMLTKKNKCTDKETVVLDAHCSAIIKKTLPRKEADPGRVILPITIGGNYISNGLVDLGSSINLIPLSIVKRLGNIEMKHTRITLQLADKSIISPYGVVQDMLVKVDKFLFPVDFVVVNMEEDRDVPLILGRPFMKTTRMMIDIDDGIMKLRVQDKEVIFTLFESMKPPKDEHDNFRIDDEKGEIIEVANQFHKDKEKANHEGKTHHQNFEVGQMVLVCNSRLKVFSSKLKSKWSGPFVVKEVRNYGAIVVEDPKTQESWTVKEQRLKGYHDG, from the exons ATGGCGGGTGTTGTTCCAACCGAATTGTCCGCCAATAGTCCAAGACGCACCGCCCAATTTGCACGCAATGCTCAAGGTGGAGCAAATACAGAGATGAAGACCGGAATCCTCCAACTTGTTTATGCAAATCCATTCACCGGAATGGATCATGAGGATCCTTTCGCACATCTCACCAAATTTTACGAGATTGCGGGTTCAACAGGGGTTGATGCAGCGAATGAAGAATCATTGTTCAAGAGGCTATTTCCACATTCATTAATTGGGAAAGCTaaagaatggtatcttgatcaattaccaaatgtgatgacggATTGGAATCTATTGGAAGAAAAGTTTTTAGAACGATATTTTCCTCAATCCCGATTCATGGAGGCCAAAACGGCAATCGCGGTGTTCAACCAAGGAAGCAACGAATCTCTTAATGAAGCGTGGGAAAGATTCAAATCCATGCTTAGAAAATGCAAGG AGGATGCAATAATGATAATTGATCGTATGGCACTCAATGACCTCCAAACTCAACATGATAGGAGTCCATCACAAAGAAAGCCGGGTGTTCTTGAATTAAACACCAATGATGccatccttgctcaaaacaagATTCTCTCTCAACAAGTTGAGTTACTCACTAAGCAAATGTCGAAGCTTCCACAACAAATGAAGGAAATTCATGGCATGCAAATGACTTCTCAAGTAGCAAGTTGTGAACTTTGTCAAGGTGACCATCCTACCGGGTTTTGTCCTCCTCCCAATggtgaagaagtgaattatgtcAACAATCAAAACCAAGGGTATCAAAGGCAACATCCACCTCACAACAATCCTTACCAAAGAAACAACCAAGGATTCCATCCTTCAAGATTCAGCAATCAACACTATCAATATCAAAGTCCTTATCAAAGTTCAAATCCACAAGGCCAAGGTCAGCAATCTCAAGGCGGAAGCTCAAAGTTGGAAGACACTCTTacacaattcatgcaagcatccatGGCTAATCAAAGGAGTAATGAAGCGGCCATAAAGAATTTAGAAAATCAAGTGGGCCAACTTGCAAAGCAATTGTCCGAGCAACAACCGGTAGCATATTTTTCCGCCAACACCCAAACCAATccaaaggagcattgcaaagccatTGTTACAAGAAGTGGGAAAGAGGTGAATAGTGGTGTAAATGAAGAGGTTATAGTGGAAGATGAGGAGGAAGTAatagttgaagatgaagaggatgAAGTGATAGTTGAAAATGAGGGAGAAAAGAGTGAGGAGAGAGTGGAGGAAGAAATAGTGGAAAAagagcaagaagaaaaagaagaaagagagaaaaatgacaaaaaagtgaAGAGGAATAAAAAGAGAAATGAGAAT atgctcacaaagaaaaataAGTGCACGGATAAAGAGACAGTTGTGCTTGATGCTCATTGTAGtgcaattattaaaaaaactctCCCAAGAAAGGAAGCCGATCCGGGACGAGTCATTTTACCGATCACCATTGGAGGTAACTACATTAGTAATGGTTTGGTTGATTTGGGGTCTAGCATCAATTTAATacctttatccattgtcaagagATTGGGGAACATTGAGATGAAACATACCAGGATAACTTTGCAACTAGCCGATAAGTCTATCATTTCACCATATGGAGTTGTACAAGACATGCTGGTAAAGGTGGACAAATTTTTGTTCCCGGTTGATTTTGTGGTAGTCAACATGGAGGAGGATCGTGATGTGCCATTAatacttggaagaccattcatgaagaccacccgaatgatgattgatatcgATGATGGGATTATGAAATTGAGGGTGCAAGATAAAGAGGTAATTTTTACTCTTTTTGAGTCTATGAAGCCTCCTAAGGATGAACATGACAACTTCCGAATCGATGATGAAAAAGGAGAAATCATTGAGGTGGCGAATCAATTTCACAAGGACAAGGAGAAGGCAAATCATGAGGGAAAGACTCATCACCAAAACTTTGAAGTTGGACAAATGGTGCTTGTGTGCAATTCAAGACTCAAGGTGTTTTCTAGTAAGTTAAAGTCAAAGTGGTCGGGGCCATTTGTTGTGAAGGAGGTGCGAAATTATGGAGCCATTGTGGTGGAGGACCCTAAAACACAAGAAAGCTGGACTGTAAAGGAACAAAGACTCAAAGGCTACCACGATGGATAA